One window of the Candidatus Jettenia sp. genome contains the following:
- a CDS encoding ABC transporter substrate-binding protein, giving the protein MKISRFFGVLLLLFFLIIHGIACSRKANNSVVRVGYFPNITHAQAVLGLANGTFASYLGPEIKIKTTLFNAGPSIIEAVFSGDIDIAYVGPSPAINGYVRSGGKAFKVVSGVVSGGALFIVRPDSGMEKAADLSEKRIASPQLGNTQDIALREYLRKSGLKPRERGGTVNILPLRNPDILNLFMRKQIDGAWVPEPWGTRLVIEGKGKIFLDEKSLWKDGRFCSTLIIVGTEFLQKHPDLVKRWLGAHVKISRWINQHPKKAKKIICKQIKAISGIQLPKEVIDSAFSKLEITYDPIVLSLVSYAEMAYNAGFLGKKMPDLSGMIDLRLLNEVLKEKSLPLVDER; this is encoded by the coding sequence GTGAAGATTTCAAGATTTTTTGGTGTTTTGTTACTTTTGTTCTTTTTAATTATACATGGTATTGCCTGTTCGAGGAAGGCCAATAATTCCGTAGTCCGGGTTGGGTATTTTCCGAATATTACTCATGCACAGGCGGTTCTTGGATTAGCCAACGGTACTTTTGCATCTTACTTAGGGCCTGAAATCAAGATAAAGACTACCCTTTTTAATGCAGGCCCATCTATCATTGAGGCGGTATTTTCCGGGGATATCGATATTGCATATGTTGGTCCCAGTCCTGCTATAAATGGGTATGTACGGTCAGGCGGCAAGGCATTCAAGGTAGTTTCTGGTGTAGTAAGCGGTGGGGCGTTGTTTATTGTAAGGCCAGACTCTGGAATGGAAAAGGCTGCCGATCTTTCTGAAAAGCGCATTGCATCGCCACAGCTTGGAAACACGCAGGATATTGCCCTTCGGGAATACCTGAGAAAAAGTGGTTTGAAACCTCGAGAGAGGGGAGGGACGGTTAATATCCTGCCTTTACGTAATCCTGATATATTGAATCTTTTTATGAGAAAACAAATTGATGGAGCTTGGGTGCCAGAACCGTGGGGAACCAGGCTCGTTATCGAGGGAAAAGGTAAGATTTTTCTTGATGAGAAAAGCTTATGGAAAGATGGTCGTTTTTGTTCAACGCTGATAATTGTCGGGACAGAATTTTTACAGAAACATCCTGATTTAGTAAAACGGTGGTTAGGGGCCCATGTTAAAATAAGCCGATGGATTAATCAACATCCTAAAAAAGCAAAGAAGATTATTTGTAAGCAGATTAAGGCTATTTCTGGAATACAATTACCGAAAGAAGTAATTGACAGCGCTTTTTCAAAATTAGAAATTACGTATGATCCTATTGTTCTCTCTCTGGTTTCTTATGCGGAGATGGCGTATAATGCTGGCTTTTTAGGGAAGAAGATGCCTGATTTATCGGGTATGATCGATTTACGTTTACTCAATGAAGTGCTTAAGGAGAAATCGTTGCCGCTCGTGGATGAACGATAA
- a CDS encoding Rrf2 family transcriptional regulator — protein MKLSKKSDYALRAMIYLAMNYQKGTLQIKEISAKERIPQKFLENILLTLRKVGILNSKMGLKGGYELARSPDLITLGEVIRALDGAIAPVNCVSKMAYKPCSEEVNCVIRSVMMDIRNAITDVLDTMTFADMCKRAKESLDKKESDVFTYAI, from the coding sequence ATGAAACTCTCTAAAAAAAGTGATTATGCCCTTCGTGCAATGATTTATCTTGCGATGAATTATCAGAAGGGAACCCTGCAGATTAAAGAGATTTCTGCAAAGGAAAGGATACCACAAAAATTTTTAGAAAATATACTTCTTACATTAAGAAAAGTAGGCATACTCAATAGCAAGATGGGCCTTAAGGGTGGCTATGAATTAGCAAGATCGCCTGACCTAATTACTTTAGGTGAAGTGATTCGAGCACTTGATGGGGCGATTGCACCGGTAAACTGCGTAAGTAAGATGGCCTACAAGCCATGTTCAGAGGAAGTCAACTGTGTAATACGGAGTGTGATGATGGATATTCGAAATGCTATAACTGATGTATTAGATACCATGACCTTTGCGGATATGTGTAAACGTGCTAAAGAATCTTTAGATAAGAAAGAAAGTGATGTCTTTACTTATGCAATATAA
- a CDS encoding phosphoenolpyruvate carboxykinase, which translates to MPIISSLTGEFETVKRIVESFKESPNVINSTDWTLRRNAERFASFTKFGNVAVHSTVKNRSAKVTVYVGSDAVRLKTLNAQQNEIMNNLPKTLALVEDYVKRAPFVRISRTMGNNSEFSPSCTIYVSIQRPEMIRLAYMTWATLFSPRPDGKLKQYIVYIPEWQEAERQILVFPEISTTIVLGSDYYGESKKGFLRMAMWNAKQKGMLGLHAGSKILNVRGSDGRLRRYGMLIFGMSGTGKTTHTCHTHDLHGKDEGIEILQDDVVFLKKDGSAYGSERGFYLKTEGLDPVTQPIIYKATTSRDAVFENVMIDYEGNLYFGDDTLTSNGRGIMMREDLRPYISDTINLPPLDEVDGLIIAFITRRHTVVPLAVRLTSEQAAAVFMLGESIETSAGDPRRAGESIREVGTNPFIIGDKSYEGNWFYDFVKRHERKVHCYQLNTGGLGEIIEKQPDGGKIMKRKVQRVEIPEMSSIIRGIVRGTNIWGKDKYWNLEVPSFIEGVDLSKYDVEKFYSVDDIIKQVSDLRCERVEYIEKFNTLDKAIITAAKIM; encoded by the coding sequence ATGCCGATAATATCTTCTCTCACTGGGGAATTTGAGACAGTAAAACGGATTGTAGAATCTTTTAAGGAATCTCCGAATGTTATTAATTCCACCGATTGGACTTTACGGCGCAACGCAGAGAGGTTTGCCTCATTCACGAAATTTGGTAATGTAGCCGTTCATTCCACCGTAAAAAATCGCAGCGCGAAGGTGACTGTATATGTGGGGAGCGATGCTGTTCGTTTAAAAACACTCAATGCTCAGCAAAATGAGATTATGAATAATTTACCGAAAACATTAGCTCTGGTTGAAGACTATGTTAAACGAGCGCCTTTCGTAAGAATTAGTAGAACGATGGGGAACAATAGCGAATTTTCCCCGAGTTGTACTATCTATGTTTCTATCCAAAGACCTGAGATGATCCGGCTTGCCTATATGACATGGGCGACTCTTTTTTCACCGAGACCTGATGGAAAACTAAAACAGTATATTGTTTATATCCCTGAGTGGCAAGAGGCGGAACGACAAATCCTCGTTTTCCCGGAGATTAGTACCACTATTGTGTTAGGAAGTGATTATTATGGCGAATCCAAGAAAGGGTTCTTGAGAATGGCCATGTGGAATGCCAAACAGAAAGGGATGCTGGGTCTTCACGCAGGCTCGAAGATCTTAAATGTAAGGGGAAGTGATGGGCGTCTCCGAAGATATGGGATGCTTATCTTTGGAATGAGCGGCACAGGGAAAACGACACACACTTGCCATACTCATGACTTACATGGTAAAGATGAAGGTATTGAGATACTACAAGATGACGTGGTGTTCCTGAAGAAAGACGGCTCTGCTTATGGATCAGAGCGCGGGTTCTATTTAAAAACGGAAGGGCTGGACCCGGTTACTCAACCGATAATCTATAAAGCAACAACATCGCGTGATGCCGTCTTTGAAAATGTTATGATCGATTACGAGGGTAATCTTTATTTTGGTGATGACACCTTAACGAGTAATGGACGTGGGATTATGATGCGTGAAGATCTCCGTCCGTATATTTCAGATACTATTAACTTACCACCCCTTGATGAAGTTGATGGGCTTATAATTGCCTTTATTACGCGTCGTCATACCGTTGTACCGCTTGCCGTTAGACTTACCTCTGAACAGGCGGCTGCGGTGTTTATGCTAGGTGAATCTATTGAAACATCGGCTGGTGATCCAAGACGTGCAGGGGAATCGATTCGGGAAGTAGGTACGAATCCTTTTATCATAGGGGATAAATCATATGAGGGAAATTGGTTCTATGATTTTGTTAAAAGGCATGAGCGCAAGGTACATTGCTATCAGTTAAATACCGGTGGTCTTGGAGAGATTATCGAAAAACAGCCAGATGGTGGAAAGATAATGAAGCGCAAGGTGCAGCGAGTGGAAATTCCGGAGATGTCATCCATTATTCGGGGCATTGTACGTGGTACTAACATATGGGGTAAAGATAAATACTGGAACCTTGAAGTTCCTTCATTTATTGAGGGTGTAGATCTATCTAAATACGATGTTGAAAAATTTTATAGTGTTGATGATATTATAAAACAGGTGTCAGATTTACGATGTGAGCGTGTCGAATATATAGAAAAATTCAATACTTTGGATAAAGCAATTATTACTGCTGCAAAAATAATGTAA
- a CDS encoding type 1 glutamine amidotransferase: MIVFIKHITIEGPGTIADFLADNRIPSTVIDLSHGDRLPKLEKAFQSVISLGGPMNVYEEEKYPFLRDEDLLLKRVIEEEVPFLGICLGAQLIAKATGARVTKNPEKEIGWYKIVLNDYGLHDDLFRDFSEVFKVFQWHGDTFGIPEGGRRLAFSELCQNQVLKYGRNIYGIQFHVEITKDMIIQWADAYAKELESLKGIVSDKQKMIADYNTVEKLYMKQAEQFYVNFFTMAGLLKRKHFSFSQSI; the protein is encoded by the coding sequence ATGATAGTATTCATAAAACACATAACGATTGAGGGTCCTGGTACTATAGCGGATTTTTTGGCAGACAACAGGATACCATCAACGGTTATTGATCTCTCACATGGAGATAGATTGCCTAAATTAGAGAAAGCCTTTCAATCAGTTATTTCTCTTGGCGGACCCATGAACGTGTATGAGGAAGAGAAATATCCGTTCCTGAGAGATGAGGATCTCTTACTCAAAAGGGTAATTGAAGAGGAAGTTCCATTTTTGGGAATTTGTTTAGGTGCACAACTTATTGCAAAAGCAACAGGGGCTAGAGTAACGAAAAATCCTGAAAAAGAAATTGGATGGTACAAGATCGTATTGAATGATTATGGATTACATGATGATTTATTTAGAGATTTTTCAGAAGTATTTAAGGTATTTCAGTGGCATGGCGATACCTTTGGTATACCTGAAGGAGGAAGAAGATTAGCCTTTTCAGAACTCTGCCAGAATCAGGTATTAAAATATGGCAGGAATATTTATGGTATCCAATTCCATGTAGAGATAACAAAGGACATGATCATTCAATGGGCCGATGCCTATGCTAAGGAACTAGAATCTCTTAAAGGCATTGTCTCTGATAAACAGAAAATGATAGCAGATTATAACACCGTAGAAAAACTTTACATGAAACAAGCTGAACAGTTTTACGTCAACTTCTTTACTATGGCAGGCCTGTTGAAGAGAAAGCATTTTTCTTTTTCACAATCAATATAG
- the thiC gene encoding phosphomethylpyrimidine synthase ThiC, with amino-acid sequence MTQLQKARQNIITQEMRQVAKEEDLDPEYIKLRIAEGKIVIPVNHKRRATKVCGIGAGLKTKVNANIGTSADYADIVNELEKLRIAEEAGADAVMDLSTGGDLRSIRRRIIESTVLTVGSVPIYEAAVKAVRHKHTMVDMTAEDMLDAVRLHCEDGVDFITVHCGATRGVLKHLKENKRICGVVSRGGTFLVEWMIHNGRENPFYEEYDEILAIAKEYDVTLSLGDAMRPGALADAFDRAQIYELNVLAELAQRALDANVQVMVEGPGHVPLNQVTAHVQLQKELCKGVPFYVLGPIVTDIAPGYDHITSAIGGAIAAAAGADFLCYVTPTEHLSLPNPTDVRNGVMAARIAAHAADIVKGVKSAWEWDKKMSHYRRKRDWQGQFNTCIDPIVAKNIRERGRPQNDEVCSMCAEYCVFKLSDKA; translated from the coding sequence ATGACACAGCTACAAAAAGCTAGACAAAATATAATAACACAGGAAATGAGACAGGTTGCAAAAGAGGAAGATCTTGACCCTGAATATATAAAGCTGCGTATTGCCGAAGGCAAGATTGTTATTCCTGTGAATCACAAACGCAGGGCTACAAAGGTTTGTGGTATCGGTGCAGGACTTAAAACAAAAGTTAATGCCAATATAGGGACTTCGGCCGATTATGCTGATATTGTGAACGAGCTGGAAAAATTACGGATAGCGGAAGAAGCAGGTGCTGATGCAGTAATGGACCTCAGCACCGGTGGCGATTTGCGATCGATACGAAGAAGGATTATAGAATCGACCGTCCTTACGGTAGGTAGCGTACCAATTTATGAGGCAGCCGTCAAGGCTGTTCGGCATAAACATACAATGGTAGATATGACTGCGGAAGATATGCTTGATGCGGTAAGATTACACTGTGAGGATGGTGTGGATTTTATTACCGTTCACTGTGGTGCCACGAGGGGTGTACTCAAACATCTAAAAGAAAATAAACGTATTTGTGGTGTTGTAAGCCGTGGCGGAACATTTTTAGTAGAATGGATGATCCACAACGGCAGAGAGAATCCTTTCTATGAAGAATATGATGAGATATTGGCTATAGCGAAAGAGTATGATGTAACGCTTAGCCTTGGAGATGCCATGCGGCCAGGAGCTCTGGCAGATGCGTTCGACCGTGCGCAAATTTACGAACTAAATGTCCTTGCAGAACTTGCCCAAAGGGCACTTGATGCCAATGTACAAGTTATGGTAGAAGGGCCTGGACATGTGCCTTTAAATCAAGTGACCGCGCACGTGCAATTACAAAAGGAACTCTGTAAGGGAGTGCCTTTTTATGTGCTCGGGCCGATTGTAACAGATATTGCTCCCGGATATGACCATATTACCTCTGCCATTGGGGGAGCTATAGCAGCAGCAGCAGGAGCTGACTTTTTATGTTATGTAACACCAACGGAACATTTGAGCCTGCCCAATCCAACTGATGTAAGAAATGGTGTAATGGCAGCAAGAATTGCTGCTCACGCTGCCGATATTGTGAAGGGTGTTAAATCAGCGTGGGAATGGGATAAAAAGATGTCGCATTATAGGAGAAAAAGGGATTGGCAGGGCCAATTCAACACCTGTATAGATCCCATAGTGGCTAAAAATATCCGTGAAAGAGGACGGCCTCAAAATGACGAGGTCTGTTCCATGTGTGCAGAGTATTGCGTATTCAAGCTAAGTGACAAGGCATAG
- a CDS encoding rRNA pseudouridine synthase has translation MLERLQKVLAEAGVGSRRECEKIITSGRVTVNGQPITTLGTSVNAEKDKIYCDGILVRKQPKIYYLLNKPKGYVCTNRDELDRLKAIDILNNITQRIYTVGRLDKESEGLIVLTNDGDFANKLSHPRYEVNKTYFVEVDGYLTDQAIKSLESGVWLSFGKTRPVIIKNVHKGKLRSRFEMMLKEGKNREIRRMLADHGYKVRILRRIKIGNLSDHNLKIGKYRKLTGREVAQLYAFAEREHTKGQPKDKDRGKYDTATKS, from the coding sequence ATGCTAGAACGATTGCAAAAGGTATTAGCAGAGGCAGGGGTTGGCTCACGCCGTGAATGTGAAAAAATCATTACTTCTGGAAGAGTAACTGTGAATGGACAGCCCATCACGACCCTGGGCACGTCTGTTAATGCAGAAAAAGATAAGATTTATTGTGATGGAATATTGGTACGGAAACAACCCAAGATTTACTATTTACTCAATAAGCCCAAAGGTTATGTATGTACAAATCGGGACGAGCTTGATCGTCTGAAGGCAATTGATATACTGAATAATATAACTCAAAGGATATACACAGTCGGAAGGCTGGATAAGGAAAGCGAAGGTCTTATTGTCTTAACAAATGATGGCGATTTTGCTAACAAACTATCTCATCCGAGGTATGAGGTTAATAAAACGTATTTTGTAGAGGTAGATGGCTATTTGACGGACCAGGCAATCAAGTCATTGGAATCCGGTGTTTGGCTTTCCTTTGGCAAGACGCGGCCAGTAATAATTAAAAACGTACATAAAGGAAAATTGAGAAGTAGGTTTGAGATGATGTTAAAGGAAGGCAAAAACAGAGAGATTCGTCGTATGCTCGCCGATCATGGATATAAGGTGCGTATTTTACGGAGGATAAAAATTGGTAATCTGTCCGATCATAATTTAAAAATCGGTAAATATCGAAAACTGACCGGACGCGAAGTGGCTCAGCTTTATGCATTTGCTGAAAGAGAACACACGAAGGGTCAACCAAAGGATAAAGATCGAGGAAAATATGACACAGCTACAAAAAGCTAG
- the recN gene encoding DNA repair protein RecN has protein sequence MLQELYITNFVLIDKVTIKLCERLNVFSGATGVGKSLVIGALNFILGGRATSDIVQSGKDEATVIAKFHAKDESILKQIRRVSGNNAIEEELLIQRSIDTSGRSRCRLNGIPLTVSMLKEIGEILVSIHGQHEHETLLHGINQLYILDDLGGISSLREDFSEVHQQVIEKTKMRDVLRNNQQERRQRMDLYAFQIEEIDKAQLREGEIEELEKEKNILNNAEKIYTTITSCYLHLYESPDAVVSRLKSVVKELQSIARLDETLLKIFDVCNQLLYQTEDAAFSLGKFRDSFNYDPQRLEYIEERLNTIRKLKMKYGNTIEEILSYYDEIQLKLKQLSEEKTTAEQVDEELRVLSDSLRQKGCELTRKRVATADKLAPLINKELHELGMPHGKFLVQITSPFLPDGGNPQASDAHSYGFDQIEFLISPNPGGDLKPLRKIASGGEISRVMLALKHQLAKVDKTSVLVFDEIDANIGGRMGEVIGEKLSSIAKSHQVICITHLPQIACYADEQWKVNKFVKDNKTYSVIENLSSDARLEEIADMIRGSEKTDITRKQAQEMLRDAKKKIKSKNVMKNNLATNEHE, from the coding sequence GTGCTGCAAGAGCTATATATAACTAATTTCGTATTAATTGATAAAGTTACCATTAAACTTTGTGAACGGTTGAACGTGTTTAGTGGGGCAACAGGGGTGGGAAAATCACTGGTAATCGGTGCCCTGAATTTTATCCTCGGTGGACGTGCAACTTCAGATATTGTACAGAGTGGAAAAGATGAAGCTACGGTAATTGCGAAATTCCATGCCAAGGATGAGAGTATTTTAAAGCAGATTAGAAGGGTTTCCGGCAATAATGCTATTGAAGAGGAATTATTAATACAAAGAAGTATAGATACCAGTGGACGGAGTAGATGTCGCTTAAATGGTATTCCTTTAACGGTATCTATGTTAAAAGAGATTGGAGAGATATTGGTTAGTATTCATGGTCAGCACGAGCATGAGACCCTATTGCACGGAATCAATCAACTCTATATCTTAGATGACCTTGGAGGGATTTCTTCATTACGAGAAGATTTTTCAGAAGTGCATCAACAAGTTATAGAAAAGACAAAAATGCGTGATGTTCTGAGAAATAATCAGCAGGAACGAAGGCAAAGAATGGATTTATATGCCTTTCAGATTGAGGAGATTGATAAGGCACAACTTAGGGAAGGCGAGATAGAAGAGCTTGAAAAAGAGAAGAATATTTTAAATAATGCCGAAAAAATATATACCACAATAACTTCTTGTTACTTGCACCTCTATGAATCTCCTGATGCTGTTGTTTCAAGGTTGAAATCCGTTGTCAAAGAACTACAATCCATTGCAAGACTTGATGAAACCTTGTTAAAGATATTCGATGTCTGTAATCAATTACTTTATCAAACAGAAGATGCGGCCTTTTCTTTAGGAAAATTTAGAGATAGTTTTAATTATGACCCTCAAAGATTAGAATATATTGAAGAACGTTTAAATACGATTCGAAAGTTAAAGATGAAATATGGAAATACGATAGAGGAGATTCTATCATATTATGATGAGATCCAATTAAAACTGAAGCAACTTTCTGAAGAAAAAACAACGGCTGAGCAGGTTGATGAAGAGTTAAGAGTATTATCAGATTCCTTAAGACAGAAGGGATGTGAATTAACTCGAAAGCGAGTCGCAACGGCTGATAAATTAGCCCCTTTAATAAATAAAGAACTCCATGAATTGGGTATGCCTCATGGCAAATTTCTTGTTCAAATAACATCTCCCTTCTTGCCTGATGGGGGAAATCCGCAAGCCTCAGATGCTCATAGCTACGGTTTTGATCAAATTGAATTTCTCATTTCACCCAACCCTGGGGGAGATTTAAAACCACTCAGAAAAATTGCCTCCGGCGGTGAAATATCACGAGTCATGCTTGCCTTGAAGCATCAGTTAGCCAAAGTAGATAAGACATCGGTGCTGGTTTTTGATGAGATTGATGCTAATATCGGCGGTAGGATGGGGGAAGTAATTGGTGAGAAATTGAGTAGTATAGCAAAGTCTCATCAGGTAATCTGTATTACCCACCTTCCCCAAATTGCTTGCTATGCTGATGAACAATGGAAGGTAAATAAGTTCGTAAAGGATAACAAAACATACTCTGTTATTGAAAACCTATCAAGCGATGCCCGTCTTGAAGAAATCGCAGATATGATCAGAGGCAGTGAAAAAACAGATATTACCAGAAAACAAGCGCAGGAAATGTTGCGTGATGCGAAAAAGAAGATAAAAAGTAAAAATGTAATGAAGAATAATCTAGCCACGAATGAACACGAATAG
- the metG gene encoding methionine--tRNA ligase subunit beta produces the protein MISIEDFLKIDLRVAEVKHAEPHPNADKLLILKIDAGDGVEGRQIVAGIRKNYTPEELIGKRIIIVNNLAPATLRGVESQGMLLAAKDGDQVVILTTEKDIKSGAKIQ, from the coding sequence ATGATTTCAATTGAAGATTTCTTGAAGATAGATTTGCGAGTTGCTGAAGTGAAGCATGCTGAGCCACATCCAAACGCTGACAAGCTACTTATCCTAAAGATTGATGCAGGAGACGGTGTGGAAGGTAGGCAAATTGTTGCAGGGATCAGAAAAAATTACACACCTGAAGAACTTATTGGGAAACGGATTATTATTGTAAATAACCTGGCTCCTGCGACCCTCAGAGGTGTTGAGAGCCAGGGAATGCTACTGGCTGCGAAGGATGGGGATCAGGTAGTAATTCTTACAACGGAAAAAGATATAAAATCAGGTGCTAAAATACAATAA
- a CDS encoding GNAT family N-acetyltransferase, with product MLKYRHNIAPIHLRSATVQDIAAILELETAGFSRIEERFNQRQVQHLIANPRATVIVAEGKGRVLGWAAGLVRRHSKSNSGRLYAVAVHPDAQGKYIGQRLVSHILNALAARGVQRIFLEVNAKNQGAINLYYKLGFIDQEYLADYYGPGHHGIRMVRLISPNHSESD from the coding sequence ATGCTCAAGTATCGTCATAACATCGCTCCAATCCATCTTCGCTCTGCTACAGTTCAGGATATTGCAGCAATTCTTGAATTAGAGACTGCTGGCTTTTCTCGTATTGAGGAGAGGTTTAACCAAAGGCAGGTTCAGCATTTGATTGCAAATCCTCGCGCAACTGTGATAGTAGCAGAAGGTAAGGGGCGGGTATTAGGATGGGCTGCAGGGCTAGTACGTCGCCATTCCAAATCAAATTCTGGCCGATTATATGCTGTGGCTGTGCATCCTGATGCACAAGGAAAGTACATAGGACAAAGATTGGTTAGCCATATTCTAAATGCACTCGCTGCACGTGGTGTCCAACGTATTTTTCTTGAAGTCAATGCAAAAAATCAGGGAGCTATCAACCTCTATTACAAGCTTGGCTTTATTGACCAGGAATATTTAGCTGATTATTATGGTCCTGGTCACCATGGCATACGTATGGTAAGACTCATTTCCCCTAATCATTCTGAATCTGATTAG
- a CDS encoding DUF1565 domain-containing protein — protein MLSSYILKLFNKSQFFLSIFLSFAALISALFLSANERCLADTYYVATNGNDSNSGSSSNPWKTIEKSIEKLQPGDTLYLRSGTYYESQIEINNHGEKSNWITIKNYADESVTIDGCYKEFRSTPNSLWEVYDSSKGIYRSVNTYPNAREIYGYFGSGNDNYRLVPYEDYDDLRASNEDYTRSGGIYIGPGIFWNGSNKKIYVRLKPSKQEIAMGYNIPSNTDPRSTPMYIFSDQEIITFGPSSSYITIEGINARYQNNVFEFESGSDHITLKNMEIAGGRTPIMIRDNVRDIVLDGIRVSDNVPPGLPGVMSNVAPNLGIVFKGLQYR, from the coding sequence TTGTTATCATCCTATATTTTGAAGTTATTTAACAAATCTCAGTTTTTTCTATCCATTTTTCTATCTTTCGCCGCTTTAATCTCGGCTCTTTTTTTATCAGCAAACGAAAGATGTCTGGCAGATACGTATTATGTTGCAACAAATGGTAATGATTCAAACAGTGGAAGTTCATCTAATCCCTGGAAGACCATAGAAAAGAGTATCGAAAAATTACAACCAGGCGATACCCTCTATCTCAGGAGTGGAACTTACTATGAAAGTCAAATTGAAATTAACAACCATGGAGAAAAATCAAATTGGATTACCATAAAAAATTATGCTGATGAATCGGTTACCATTGATGGTTGTTACAAAGAATTTCGATCGACCCCTAATTCTCTGTGGGAGGTATACGATTCTTCAAAAGGAATATACAGGTCGGTAAATACATACCCTAACGCAAGGGAAATTTATGGGTATTTTGGAAGCGGAAACGATAACTATCGCCTTGTTCCTTACGAAGATTATGATGATCTTCGGGCAAGTAACGAAGATTATACCAGGTCTGGCGGTATTTATATTGGCCCCGGTATATTCTGGAATGGTTCTAATAAAAAGATCTATGTCAGACTAAAGCCCAGTAAGCAGGAAATTGCCATGGGGTACAATATCCCGTCTAACACCGATCCTCGTTCTACACCCATGTACATCTTTTCAGACCAGGAGATTATCACTTTTGGACCATCAAGTTCTTATATAACCATTGAAGGTATTAACGCAAGATATCAGAATAATGTCTTTGAATTTGAATCCGGGTCAGATCATATTACTCTTAAGAATATGGAAATAGCAGGTGGGAGGACACCTATTATGATCCGTGACAATGTTCGTGATATTGTTCTTGATGGTATTCGTGTCTCTGATAACGTTCCTCCTGGATTGCCTGGAGTGATGTCAAATGTGGCACCAAACCTGGGCATAGTCTTCAAGGGACTGCAATATCGATAG